Proteins encoded by one window of Filimonas effusa:
- a CDS encoding SusC/RagA family TonB-linked outer membrane protein → MRIWKNVNVLFRVLLIGIGCFAGSTMAQSIHYSGKEVKLDKVFAAVKQQTGYAIMYNPDLVGKAKPVTLEAHDMPLKTFLAAVLKGSGLDFTVEGKTIFIKKAEEDHSHHDHSNHSGGMSFMRIFRLSGKIMDAKGKPLPAVTVAVNGTTKGVASDENGNFVLEDVAANGMLRMASIGYETILVGVKACSAGGTPVPGVGASMKDDNVNIVLNVVMTASVNEMTELAITANTGYQTISKERSTAAYNVVTEKELNAHINQNLLTALEGKVPGLSTYRNNPVIRGIGTFNTPTDATASLPLYVVDGVITEGDISQINPYDIESVTVLKDAAAASIYGARAGNGVIVMTTKQGKKGQAQMSANADLLITNRPDLDKMNYATTSDMIDYETQVYQYQVKKSGSATAYFNSLGTLGSAPTYYSPLYALYRDRSNGTINDHQLDSTLGKWRNNDYMRQFYNQVWRPEVRQRYNLSLSSASDKNNVYLSINYDGNKLRMKNNNNDNINLYFKNTFYAQKWLTVTAGLNGGYTRSVATSSDFDNYFLQPRYAQITDENGKRVNSSYVNITDGYSTNVAMNAATVAAMAANGNFKPVYFNILDELEYGKLNTQNLRIRAFTDVNAKLLPGLSFTTRFQYELSRSEQEKYDEAASYKMRYLYNTMTSYDAATKVYKRNVPEGDRVYQANTRSRNYTFRNQLDYTTRFSIAGMYSDITAIAGMEVRESFSPIANTSLRYGYNPITLTSVVTDWATLSDGGITSYISGRNATLSYTPGKNLSETRHRYLSYYGNFGYTLEGKYNLTGSVRVDQADFFGGDPKYRYRPLWSIGGGWNMSQEKFMRNLSWINMLKLRVTYGVNGNIDQSSSPYITAKIKSDVVYTNLQYYDIDTYPNPKLRWEKAATANLGADFSLFSSILTGSLDYYRKYNSDLLVDKVLDPTVGTTSQRINNGAMSNRGIELQLNYHWWRKKDLQLSTSFNFAYNTNRIRNTERLSTLANLYITVPYNYFISNTPYNSLYAYRYAGMTNGYPYIYNEKGEANATFDANGELTGTKQVNSVDAVYRVGTYIPVWTGGLQQSISYKNFQLGMLFAFYGGHKMRRDATDFSGYTQTNRDIANRWTVNNPNSTVPRFEIDYPDLLKAQATTLSSFYRYSDVNVVNATTVRLRNISLSYSLPQQYSQLIGLKGMKLTAQVNNLWLWSAAGDGLDPESASLNNGVRNLPTPKTFLFGLAINF, encoded by the coding sequence ATGCGCATTTGGAAGAATGTAAACGTTTTGTTCAGGGTATTATTAATAGGTATCGGCTGCTTCGCAGGCAGCACAATGGCACAGAGTATTCATTACTCGGGAAAAGAGGTGAAGTTAGATAAGGTGTTCGCCGCTGTAAAGCAGCAAACAGGTTATGCTATTATGTATAATCCCGACCTTGTTGGAAAGGCAAAACCCGTTACGCTCGAGGCACACGATATGCCTTTGAAAACTTTCCTGGCAGCAGTCCTGAAAGGAAGCGGCCTCGATTTTACAGTGGAAGGGAAAACGATCTTTATAAAAAAAGCCGAAGAAGATCATTCGCATCACGACCACTCAAATCATAGCGGTGGCATGAGTTTCATGCGCATCTTCCGCTTGTCCGGAAAGATCATGGACGCCAAAGGAAAACCCCTGCCAGCCGTAACTGTAGCGGTTAACGGTACAACCAAAGGCGTAGCTTCCGATGAAAATGGAAATTTCGTTCTGGAAGACGTCGCTGCCAATGGCATGCTCCGCATGGCCAGCATAGGCTACGAAACCATCCTGGTAGGCGTGAAAGCATGCTCCGCCGGTGGCACCCCCGTTCCTGGTGTCGGCGCTTCCATGAAAGACGATAACGTAAATATTGTCCTGAATGTGGTAATGACTGCCAGCGTAAATGAAATGACCGAACTGGCTATTACCGCCAATACAGGCTATCAGACTATTTCAAAAGAACGTTCTACTGCTGCTTATAACGTAGTAACTGAAAAAGAACTGAACGCACATATTAACCAAAACCTGCTGACAGCATTGGAAGGTAAGGTGCCTGGTTTAAGTACTTACCGGAACAACCCTGTCATCAGGGGTATCGGTACTTTTAATACGCCTACCGACGCCACCGCTTCTTTGCCATTGTATGTTGTAGATGGAGTGATTACAGAAGGGGATATCAGCCAGATCAACCCCTACGATATCGAATCCGTAACCGTGTTGAAAGATGCGGCGGCAGCTTCTATCTATGGCGCACGTGCAGGTAATGGTGTGATCGTCATGACAACTAAACAAGGTAAAAAAGGACAGGCGCAAATGAGCGCCAACGCCGACCTGCTGATTACCAATCGGCCCGATCTCGATAAAATGAATTATGCCACCACAAGCGACATGATTGATTACGAGACACAGGTTTATCAATATCAGGTAAAGAAAAGCGGCAGCGCAACTGCTTACTTCAATTCACTGGGTACGCTGGGTAGCGCTCCAACTTATTATTCTCCTCTATACGCACTTTACAGGGATAGGTCTAATGGCACTATCAATGATCACCAGCTGGATAGCACATTGGGTAAATGGAGAAATAATGATTATATGCGGCAGTTCTACAATCAGGTATGGCGGCCGGAAGTGCGTCAGCGTTATAACCTGTCCCTTTCTTCAGCCTCAGATAAGAACAATGTTTATTTGTCCATCAACTACGACGGCAACAAACTGAGGATGAAGAATAATAACAATGATAATATTAATCTCTACTTTAAGAATACATTTTATGCACAGAAATGGCTCACAGTAACCGCCGGCTTAAACGGTGGTTATACCAGGTCTGTGGCAACAAGTTCCGATTTTGATAACTATTTCCTGCAACCCCGGTATGCGCAGATCACAGATGAAAACGGGAAACGTGTAAATAGTAGCTATGTAAACATTACCGATGGCTATAGTACCAACGTTGCCATGAACGCGGCTACAGTAGCCGCTATGGCAGCCAATGGTAATTTTAAACCGGTATACTTTAATATCCTCGATGAACTGGAATACGGTAAGCTCAATACGCAGAACCTCCGTATCCGTGCTTTTACAGATGTAAATGCAAAACTGCTGCCCGGCTTAAGCTTTACCACCCGCTTTCAATACGAACTAAGCCGCAGTGAACAGGAAAAATACGATGAAGCCGCTTCCTATAAAATGCGTTATCTGTATAATACAATGACCAGCTACGACGCTGCAACCAAAGTGTATAAACGCAATGTGCCCGAAGGCGACCGTGTTTACCAGGCAAATACACGCTCAAGAAACTATACCTTTCGTAACCAGCTGGATTATACAACTCGGTTCAGCATAGCAGGCATGTACAGCGATATCACTGCAATAGCAGGTATGGAAGTAAGAGAAAGCTTTTCCCCCATCGCAAACACTTCGCTGCGATATGGCTATAACCCAATTACGCTTACTTCTGTTGTTACCGACTGGGCTACCTTATCCGATGGGGGCATTACCTCTTATATCTCGGGCAGGAATGCAACACTGTCATACACCCCCGGTAAAAATTTGTCAGAAACACGCCACCGCTACCTTTCCTACTATGGCAATTTTGGCTACACGCTCGAAGGAAAATATAACCTGACAGGTAGTGTGCGTGTCGATCAGGCCGACTTCTTTGGCGGTGACCCCAAATACCGTTACAGGCCTTTATGGTCAATTGGCGGCGGCTGGAATATGAGCCAGGAAAAGTTTATGAGAAATTTGTCTTGGATCAATATGCTTAAGCTGCGTGTAACCTACGGTGTGAATGGTAATATCGACCAAAGCAGTTCTCCCTATATTACTGCAAAAATTAAGAGCGATGTGGTCTACACAAACCTCCAGTACTACGATATAGATACCTACCCCAACCCTAAACTTCGCTGGGAAAAAGCGGCGACAGCCAACTTGGGTGCAGACTTCTCACTATTCTCTTCCATCCTTACTGGTAGCCTTGACTATTACCGCAAGTATAATTCTGATCTGCTGGTCGATAAAGTACTCGATCCTACAGTCGGTACTACTTCACAAAGGATCAATAACGGGGCAATGAGTAACCGTGGTATCGAACTGCAATTGAACTACCACTGGTGGAGAAAGAAAGACCTGCAGTTGAGCACAAGCTTCAATTTTGCATACAATACCAACAGGATCCGTAACACGGAGCGACTTAGTACTTTAGCTAATTTATATATAACAGTGCCTTACAACTACTTCATCTCCAACACGCCCTATAATTCATTGTATGCCTATAGATATGCAGGTATGACAAATGGTTATCCTTATATCTATAACGAAAAAGGAGAAGCGAACGCAACTTTCGATGCCAACGGCGAACTCACAGGAACGAAACAAGTGAACTCAGTGGATGCTGTTTATCGTGTGGGTACCTATATTCCTGTATGGACAGGTGGCCTCCAGCAATCCATTTCCTATAAAAACTTTCAGCTGGGAATGTTGTTTGCATTTTACGGTGGACATAAAATGCGCCGCGATGCAACTGATTTCTCCGGTTATACACAAACCAATCGCGATATCGCCAATAGGTGGACGGTAAACAATCCCAATTCCACTGTTCCCAGGTTTGAAATTGACTACCCCGATTTGTTAAAAGCACAGGCCACTACCTTGTCAAGCTTTTACCGTTACTCCGACGTGAATGTGGTGAATGCCACTACAGTAAGGCTTCGTAATATATCCTTGTCTTATTCCTTGCCACAGCAATACAGTCAATTGATTGGCCTGAAAGGGATGAAGCTCACTGCGCAGGTAAATAACCTGTGGCTATGGTCTGCTGCCGGTGACGGGCTCGATCCGGAAAGTGCAAGTTTAAATAATGGTGTGAGAAACCTGCCTACCCCTAAAACATTCCTGTTTGGTCTTGCTATTAATTTCTAA
- a CDS encoding FecR family protein, which produces MLPQKELEYYYQLAHKWSLGRLTEEERQILDNWYAAQPEADVNVPASLAGSEEEHAALLFLKIKGSIEAGKEEPEQPPARLTRWWWAAASILLLAGTLVYLNRPKPQHAIAVLPKPVQDVLPGKDGAILTLGDGAVVVLDSLQNGWSAEQDQSTVHLKAGRLQYNQQHNKTAAGSNGQVFRNTLSTPRGRQFSLVLPDGTIAWLNAASSISFPTAFTGKTREVSVTGEVYFEVSKHNNGKTAVPFRVSVNDKYAVEVLGTNFNINAYPDEKVVRTTLLEGVVRVNTATQTALLKPGQQASAGSNDLLTVDRANTSQAVAWKNGLFYFSERTGIREVMRQIERWYDVQVIYEPGTENVVFTGEMQRNLTLLQVIKGLDNMGVRYRLEGKVLRVSPAS; this is translated from the coding sequence GTGCTCCCGCAAAAAGAACTGGAATATTATTACCAACTGGCTCATAAATGGAGTCTCGGACGCCTTACCGAAGAGGAAAGGCAGATCCTTGATAACTGGTACGCAGCACAGCCTGAAGCAGATGTAAATGTACCTGCATCATTGGCAGGCAGCGAAGAAGAACATGCTGCATTATTATTCCTGAAAATAAAAGGCAGCATAGAGGCAGGAAAAGAAGAGCCTGAACAGCCGCCAGCTCGTTTAACACGATGGTGGTGGGCCGCTGCAAGTATATTGTTGCTGGCCGGAACGCTGGTTTATCTTAACAGACCTAAACCGCAGCACGCTATTGCTGTGCTTCCCAAACCAGTACAGGATGTCCTGCCCGGAAAGGATGGCGCCATTCTTACCCTTGGCGATGGCGCCGTAGTCGTGTTGGATAGCTTGCAAAACGGCTGGTCAGCAGAACAGGATCAGTCTACTGTTCACTTGAAAGCAGGCCGGTTACAATACAATCAGCAACACAATAAAACAGCTGCCGGAAGCAATGGCCAGGTATTTCGTAATACCCTTAGCACGCCACGCGGCCGCCAGTTCTCTCTGGTGCTGCCCGATGGAACAATAGCCTGGCTCAATGCAGCTTCTTCTATCAGTTTCCCCACAGCTTTTACAGGTAAAACCAGGGAAGTGAGCGTTACGGGTGAAGTCTACTTCGAAGTAAGTAAACATAATAACGGCAAAACGGCTGTTCCATTTAGGGTAAGTGTTAACGACAAATATGCAGTAGAGGTCCTGGGTACAAATTTCAATATCAATGCTTACCCCGATGAAAAAGTGGTGCGCACAACGCTCCTGGAAGGGGTCGTACGTGTTAACACCGCAACACAAACGGCATTGTTGAAACCCGGACAGCAGGCAAGTGCAGGCTCAAACGATCTTCTCACCGTTGACCGCGCAAATACCAGCCAGGCCGTAGCATGGAAGAACGGACTGTTTTATTTTTCAGAAAGAACGGGTATCAGGGAAGTAATGCGACAAATAGAACGCTGGTACGATGTTCAGGTAATATATGAACCCGGTACGGAGAATGTTGTCTTCACCGGCGAAATGCAAAGAAATCTGACCCTGTTACAGGTTATCAAAGGACTTGATAATATGGGCGTAAGGTATAGACTGGAGGGTAAGGTGCTGCGAGTAAGCCCCGCTTCTTAG
- a CDS encoding RNA polymerase sigma factor: protein MSTKQENSEQELLLQLREGNEKAFTEIYYLYWKLMFYVASNKLNNPHDAEEVVQEVFADLWRRRAAVRVDVSLKAFLAAAVKFQVYALMARRYRESEKKAQLEVVQQTTPSPDEQLQLKFLYEQFYDLTQQLPEKCRLVYRLSREEGLTNKEIAGHLDISEKTVESQMTKALKKLRGGLKLLFTQLFSF from the coding sequence GTGTCAACAAAGCAAGAAAATAGTGAACAGGAACTCCTGCTGCAGTTAAGGGAAGGAAATGAGAAAGCTTTTACAGAAATTTATTATCTGTATTGGAAACTAATGTTTTACGTAGCAAGTAATAAACTCAATAATCCCCATGATGCTGAAGAAGTGGTACAGGAAGTATTCGCCGATCTCTGGCGGAGAAGAGCTGCCGTGCGCGTAGATGTCTCCTTGAAAGCATTTCTTGCCGCAGCTGTTAAATTCCAGGTTTATGCATTGATGGCGCGCCGTTACAGAGAATCTGAAAAAAAAGCACAGCTCGAAGTGGTGCAGCAAACAACGCCCTCTCCCGACGAACAGCTTCAGCTCAAATTCTTATATGAACAATTTTACGATCTCACACAACAATTACCTGAGAAATGCCGGCTGGTATACCGCCTCAGCCGCGAAGAAGGGCTTACTAATAAAGAAATAGCAGGTCATTTGGATATATCCGAGAAAACGGTGGAATCACAAATGACAAAGGCATTAAAAAAACTGCGTGGCGGATTAAAACTGCTGTTTACCCAGTTATTTTCTTTCTGA
- a CDS encoding alpha/beta hydrolase family protein gives MQTILMRSLLTMLFTGIYISMSFSQNYDESKVPFYTLPSLLVSGQNQPIKDTASWEHARRPELLTLFSNYVYGTTPKDFDSVRFGIENEDPAAMNGKARLKEVAIRVYRQNKSITFHLVLFTPTAQASPAAVFVLINNRGRSHTDPKRVVQSDFWPAEMMIDSGYGIAAFHVSELAPDRKDSYADALLQLYPEQLAADNGMKAIGAWAFGASRVMDYLVTDGHVNAKQVVIVGHSRGGKTALWAAAQDERFSLCISNCSGNTGAALARRQFGERIAKINATFPHWFCNNYKRFNDNETALPVDQHMLIALIAPRPVYATNATEDLWADPKGTFLALKNAEPAYALYHKKSNLPADPPSPGHAILYAPLGYHNRIGVHDMTRFDWIQFIQFARHHFRS, from the coding sequence ATGCAGACGATCTTAATGCGGAGCTTGCTAACAATGCTATTCACCGGAATTTATATATCTATGTCGTTCTCCCAGAACTATGATGAAAGCAAGGTACCTTTTTATACCCTTCCTTCGTTACTGGTCTCCGGCCAAAACCAACCTATAAAAGATACTGCCAGCTGGGAACATGCGAGGCGGCCGGAGCTGCTCACTCTTTTCAGCAATTATGTATATGGTACAACTCCAAAAGATTTTGACAGTGTGCGTTTCGGTATAGAAAATGAGGACCCGGCTGCAATGAATGGGAAGGCCCGGCTTAAGGAGGTAGCGATACGGGTGTACCGGCAAAACAAATCCATTACATTTCACCTGGTATTGTTCACACCAACGGCGCAAGCAAGTCCTGCCGCGGTATTTGTTCTTATCAACAACCGCGGGCGCAGCCATACTGATCCCAAACGAGTTGTGCAGTCGGACTTCTGGCCTGCAGAGATGATGATAGACAGTGGTTATGGCATTGCGGCCTTTCATGTAAGCGAGCTTGCGCCCGACAGGAAGGATAGCTATGCGGATGCGCTGCTACAGCTATACCCGGAGCAGCTAGCCGCAGACAATGGGATGAAGGCAATAGGCGCCTGGGCCTTTGGCGCCAGCAGGGTTATGGATTACCTGGTAACCGATGGTCATGTAAATGCGAAGCAGGTTGTTATCGTTGGTCATTCGAGGGGTGGCAAAACGGCTTTGTGGGCGGCAGCACAGGACGAGCGCTTTTCATTATGCATTTCGAACTGTTCCGGCAATACCGGTGCGGCTCTTGCCCGCCGCCAGTTTGGCGAGCGGATCGCCAAAATCAATGCTACGTTCCCTCATTGGTTCTGTAACAATTACAAAAGATTCAACGACAATGAAACTGCGCTTCCTGTTGACCAGCATATGCTCATAGCGCTAATAGCTCCGAGACCTGTTTATGCGACCAATGCTACGGAGGACCTATGGGCAGACCCCAAGGGGACTTTCCTGGCACTAAAAAATGCAGAACCTGCCTATGCGCTTTACCATAAAAAATCGAATCTGCCTGCTGATCCGCCTTCTCCAGGCCATGCCATCCTTTACGCTCCATTAGGTTATCACAACAGGATTGGCGTGCATGATATGACACGCTTTGACTGGATACAATTTATCCAGTTCGCCCGTCATCATTTCAGGTCATGA
- a CDS encoding alpha/beta hydrolase has product MKRNTRKYLLIILAILFIGMNVIAFFHAYKFTHFASTGSKTQAPGKLATTGKIKALVFGISNPRPENNPKPQEAYRTIVLESNKKIECWYKSSQVNPAKGTVILFHGYGGEKSSMIDKAGIFDSLGYHTLLVDFMGSGGSEGNTTTIGYKEAAQVKTAYEYIRGKGEKNVYLFGTSMGSAAIMKAIHDDQLKVKGIIVECPFGSLYTTVCARFHNIHAPAFPMAALLVFWGGVQNGYWAFGHNPATYAKAISCPTLLLYGEQDQNVSKAETDEIYANLQGEKRLCTYPLAGHENYLKKYRQAWTNDVTLFLQPLNRQTFEQED; this is encoded by the coding sequence TTGAAAAGAAATACCCGGAAATATCTTTTAATCATATTGGCGATCCTATTCATTGGCATGAATGTGATCGCCTTTTTTCATGCTTATAAGTTCACCCATTTCGCCAGTACCGGGAGCAAAACACAGGCACCGGGTAAGCTGGCGACTACTGGAAAGATAAAAGCTTTAGTTTTCGGCATCAGCAATCCGCGACCAGAGAACAATCCAAAACCACAGGAGGCGTATCGGACCATTGTACTGGAAAGCAATAAGAAAATTGAATGCTGGTATAAGAGCAGCCAAGTTAATCCGGCAAAGGGCACTGTGATACTGTTTCACGGGTATGGCGGAGAGAAATCGTCGATGATTGACAAGGCGGGTATTTTTGATAGTCTTGGTTATCATACTTTGCTTGTTGATTTCATGGGGAGCGGCGGTTCGGAAGGGAATACCACCACTATCGGTTACAAGGAAGCTGCGCAGGTTAAAACTGCTTATGAATATATACGGGGGAAGGGGGAAAAGAATGTTTATCTTTTTGGCACTTCGATGGGATCGGCGGCTATTATGAAAGCAATTCATGATGATCAACTGAAGGTAAAAGGTATTATTGTTGAATGTCCGTTTGGCTCGCTTTACACTACTGTTTGTGCACGTTTTCACAACATACATGCTCCAGCTTTTCCAATGGCGGCTTTACTTGTTTTCTGGGGCGGAGTACAGAATGGCTATTGGGCTTTTGGTCATAACCCTGCCACGTATGCGAAAGCTATCAGTTGTCCAACGCTACTGCTTTATGGGGAGCAGGATCAAAATGTGAGTAAGGCAGAAACGGATGAGATATATGCCAACCTGCAAGGGGAAAAGCGACTTTGTACCTATCCGCTTGCAGGTCACGAAAACTATCTAAAGAAATACAGGCAGGCGTGGACAAATGACGTAACCTTGTTCCTGCAACCGTTAAACCGGCAGACTTTTGAGCAAGAGGATTGA
- a CDS encoding pectinesterase family protein, whose product MKHRFMRRAVGIIMAATPVAAFAQMLSGLTGVPDTSYSNHSAFQSSLKSHPFIKLVQEAPDAAVAEKHNVTYCTIGARKLNLDVFYPKEKAAAKRTAVIMIHGGGWRSGNRSQHHPLMQKLAALGYVCFTPEYRLSTEALFPAGVYDVKTAIRWVRANAALYQVDTARIVAMGFSAGGELAAFMGTTGNMPLFEGPGCNSGISSRVNAVVDLDGTLSFVHPESGEGDESKRPSAGTLWMGYTRKQQPGLWEAASPLSYAGANTPPTLFINSSVARMHAGREDYIRILSENGIYTQVHTFDDAPHSFPLFDPWFQPMVRHINDFLQKAFTAKAVQGRTNITVAQDGTGDYRTIQDAINAVRAYSPVHINIHIKNGTYHEKIIVPSWLSDVSFIGESREKTIITNADYSGKFMNADTSKKEKFSTFNSYTVRVQGNDITMENLTIENTAGRVGQAVALHVDGDRFVIRNCSLLGNQDTLLTAGDSNRQYYANCLIAGTTDFIFGNATAVFQDCTIKSLNNSYITAASTTPLQQFGYVFFRCKLIANDEAKKVYLGRPWRAYAKVAFIECEMEEHILPEGWHNWDNVANESTACYAEYNNKGAGAATGKRVAWSRQLSAKDAEAYTLSAIFRGWLPVK is encoded by the coding sequence ATGAAGCACAGATTCATGAGAAGGGCGGTGGGTATTATTATGGCAGCAACTCCGGTTGCTGCCTTTGCCCAAATGTTATCGGGACTTACAGGTGTGCCCGATACATCCTATTCTAATCACAGCGCATTTCAATCATCTCTTAAATCACACCCGTTCATCAAACTGGTACAGGAAGCCCCCGATGCAGCAGTTGCCGAAAAACATAACGTTACCTACTGCACAATAGGCGCCCGTAAGCTCAACCTCGATGTCTTTTATCCAAAAGAAAAAGCTGCCGCTAAAAGAACGGCGGTGATCATGATCCATGGCGGTGGCTGGCGCTCAGGCAACCGCAGTCAGCATCACCCGCTAATGCAGAAACTGGCGGCCCTGGGTTATGTATGCTTCACACCCGAATACCGCCTGTCAACCGAAGCGCTTTTCCCGGCAGGCGTTTACGATGTTAAAACGGCTATCCGCTGGGTAAGAGCCAATGCGGCGCTTTACCAGGTCGATACGGCACGCATCGTTGCTATGGGCTTCTCTGCAGGAGGCGAACTGGCAGCCTTCATGGGCACTACAGGCAACATGCCCCTGTTCGAAGGTCCCGGCTGCAACAGCGGTATCTCTTCCCGTGTAAACGCAGTAGTAGATCTGGATGGCACCTTATCTTTTGTCCACCCCGAATCTGGTGAAGGCGATGAAAGTAAACGACCCTCCGCAGGCACGCTCTGGATGGGCTATACACGCAAACAACAACCCGGGCTCTGGGAAGCGGCATCCCCCTTGTCTTACGCAGGTGCCAATACCCCGCCAACTTTATTCATCAATAGCTCGGTGGCACGTATGCACGCCGGAAGGGAAGACTATATCAGGATCCTTAGCGAAAACGGCATCTACACCCAGGTCCATACCTTCGATGATGCGCCTCACAGCTTCCCCCTGTTCGATCCCTGGTTCCAGCCAATGGTCCGGCACATCAACGACTTCCTTCAAAAAGCCTTTACCGCTAAAGCTGTACAGGGCCGCACAAACATTACTGTCGCCCAGGATGGAACTGGCGATTATCGCACTATCCAGGATGCTATAAACGCAGTACGGGCCTATTCCCCCGTACACATCAATATCCACATTAAAAACGGTACTTATCACGAAAAGATCATAGTGCCCTCATGGCTCTCCGATGTCTCTTTCATCGGCGAAAGCAGGGAAAAAACGATCATCACCAATGCCGACTACTCCGGCAAATTCATGAACGCCGATACTTCAAAAAAGGAAAAGTTCAGCACCTTCAACTCATATACGGTGAGAGTACAGGGTAATGATATCACAATGGAAAACCTTACCATCGAAAATACAGCCGGACGTGTAGGGCAGGCGGTAGCGCTCCATGTCGATGGCGATCGTTTTGTGATCCGCAACTGCAGTCTCCTGGGCAACCAGGATACTTTGCTCACCGCTGGCGATAGCAACAGGCAATACTACGCGAACTGCCTCATCGCGGGAACAACAGACTTCATCTTCGGAAATGCAACCGCTGTATTTCAGGATTGCACCATAAAAAGTCTAAACAACTCCTATATAACCGCAGCATCTACTACGCCGCTGCAACAGTTCGGCTATGTCTTCTTCAGGTGTAAGCTCATTGCAAATGACGAAGCAAAAAAAGTCTACCTGGGCCGGCCCTGGCGCGCATACGCCAAAGTAGCTTTCATTGAATGCGAAATGGAAGAACATATCTTACCCGAAGGCTGGCACAACTGGGACAACGTTGCAAATGAAAGCACCGCCTGTTATGCTGAATACAACAACAAAGGCGCAGGCGCAGCAACAGGTAAACGGGTAGCCTGGAGCCGGCAGCTAAGTGCCAAAGATGCCGAAGCGTACACGCTGTCCGCCATCTTCCGCGGATGGCTGCCGGTGAAGTGA